Below is a window of Saccopteryx bilineata isolate mSacBil1 chromosome 11, mSacBil1_pri_phased_curated, whole genome shotgun sequence DNA.
AGAGACCCACAGGGTCCCCCCCCATCCTCGCTAACTCCAGCGTGAGACCCACAGGGTCCCCCATCCTCGCTAACTCCAGCGTGAGACCCACAGGGTCCCCCATCCTCGCTAACTCCAGCGTGAGACCCACAGGGTCCCCCATCCTCGCTAACTCCAGCGTGAGACCCACAGGGTCCCCCCCCATCCTCGCTAACTCCAGCGTGAGACCCACAGGGTCCCCCCCCATCCTCGCTAACTCCAGCGTGAGACCCACAGGGTCCCCCATCCTCGCTAACTCCAGCGTGAGACCCACAGGGTCCCCCCCCATCCTCGCTAACTCCAGCGTGAGACGCAAAGGGTCCCCCATCCTCGCTAACTCCAGCGTGAGACCCACAGGGTCCCCCATCCTCGCTAACTCCAGCGTGAGACCCACAGGGTCCCCCATCCTCGCTAACTCCAGCGTGAGACCCACAGGGTCCTCCATCCTCGCTAACTCCAGCGTGAGACCCACAGGGTCCCCCATCCTCGCTAACTCCAGCGTGAGACCCACAGGGTCCTCAGCCCTCTCTAGCTCCAAAGCTGGCTCCTCTTAACTCTGACAACTCCATCTTCCCACATGACCAACCAAACACCCCTTTCTGTTCCCTAATCCAGGGGCCTACCCTTTCCAGTACAGCCAGAACCAGCTGCTTCGCAGAGCACACGGCCGCCGAGTGCCACACTGGCATTGTGGCCTGCACTGCGGTCACACCTCCCAGCTGGTCCCCATTCCTCCcactctcccctctgcccagTCTCTTCTCAGCGCAGTGGTCAGAACAGTCCTGTCGAAACCAGAGCCAGACCCCATCACTCCCTGGTCTCCCCCCATCTCACTCAGCGTGAAGGTCAATGTCCTTGCCGTGGCCAAAAGGATCACGTTTCTCCTCATCACTCTGGGCTCCCTGACGTCTCTTGACCATACAGCCTGTTCCTGTGCCTGGACAGTCCGTCCTTCAGAGAGCCACGCAGCTCACTCACTCAGCCCTTCACGCCTCTGCCCAAGGAAGTTACCTCAGCCACctccctctgctctcctttccttccttcctgtgccCGTCACCATCTTATACATTACACATTCGATAAGTATACACTGTGGCAGCATTGGGCACATGGCAGATAGCAAACAGCTGTCACATAAAAGAATGAAGGGCATTTCAGAATAAAAGTTCTGTCTAGTGGTGGAAACAAACAGTTCCCACGGTTCCGGCAGCATGTGCTCATGAAGAGACGGAGCCACAGAGGTAACAACGGTGGCTCATCTGAGCCTTTCCCCTGTACAGTCATGGTCACACGTGAAAAATACTCTATCtaaaatacctttatttctttattttaaaaaagacactcTAGGATACAACATAAACAATTTAACCATCATTATATAATGACCATTCTtaagtatcaataaatacctaACACATTGTCACGTCCAGATGAtgatttgaaaaagaacaaaatctggtTAGTGAACGGGTTAGTCAAATACAAACAAATCACTGGCAAACCCGTATTTCTTTCCTATTTGTTATAGTAAgcaacaaatacaaataaaataacataataatgtacaattatagtatataataaaacataagataaaaacaaagacaaatttaGTAAGCAATGATACTATGACACTTAAGATATAATAGTACATGAAAAGTACTTTCACATTTCTGTGAGGATGACTTTTTAGCAGTTAATTGTAGCATTTTGCCATAGGTTTAAATGCAGTGGCTGACCTAAGATTCTTGATaacataaaaatcatttatttagttTCTAAAGTATAATGGCCATAAGACTAGCATACAATAGTAATATAAAGAATGATTTTGGGTCAGAGTAGGGGCTGTCCACAATGCATATAATTACCAAAAATTTATAGAAGAAAGTGCAATTCAGTTTTCCTTCATTATATTGGACTTATTCTGGCTTTCAAAATTATACTCTTTAAAATGAACCAAATTCTTCATTGATTTCCAGGGAATCCTAGCACAGCACCTGGATCTACAGCTTCTTCTCTGAACATGGATTGTGAATAAACAATTGGTTGCTTTGTCTCTacaataaatcatatatatatatatatatatatatatatatatatatatatatatatacttatacatacatatatagatatattttaggGGGGGGGTAAACTTTCACTATGATGGATAttctaagataaaaaaaaaaatctagttctaCACCAAAAAACAGACTGACCCTAATACAAGCAAGCTTTGCCAGGTAGGTTAACATTTATCTGAATGAAATACTACACAATAAACTCGAAGTTTTAGGCACtaatggaggggtggagaagctgtcAAGATCACCTATAAAGAACTGTAAGATACTACACACCACCTGAGCAAGCGGGCTCATCTGTGAGTTATTTACTTGGTGTACCAGCAGCATAAGTCTTTACTCCTGTGGCGCGGTGATGGGACAGTGGCAAGAGGGCAGCCTCGGGCACACGCAGCAGAGGACGGGCTTGGGAACCAGGTGTGCTGTGGACAACAGAGTGACCCGCTAGCTGTGCTTATTAACTGCACTTTAGTGAAAGCAAGTTTTCCCCACAGCCTCAGAACAAACGGAAAGACCATTCATTACAGTAGTCCACTAATGATCTCCTGTACCAGCTCTGGGAAGAGAAAGGCATGCTCAGGAACGGGCTGTGAACTAGACGTGTTCCCCTGTGGAATGGTCATTGTAAGAGTGAGAACTGGAAAATGGAAGTGCTCATGGTGACAGCACTGAGCAAATCAGCTAGCCAGGCACAATTCCAGGAGAAAGAGTTGTATTCGTTTTGAAGCAGAGTTCACATGCATTTTTGCATTTAATTGCAGTTTAGCgaaatagcaaaagcagtaagtCACACTAAAAGTTCAAAGTTCCACTTGTACttggctaatttttaaaaagaatttaatgaaAGATTACTTCTGTGGAATATtgagaagttttgtttttttcaagtatCTTACCAGAACAGTTACACCACATTCTGTAAAGCACACAGCGAGCTGTCGGAAAGCCAGAGCACCAGCAGCGGCAGCTCCCGCTTCCCTCCTCACGTGCTGGGCAACCTACCTGTGAGCCCTGCGTCTgccgacacacacacacctgcccccAGTCCCTTCCAGAGCGCAGCCTACACGGCCAGCGGCAGCGCAATCATCTCAACAACCCAGAGCCTGCCCGCCGCTGCTCAGCAGGGCAGCGCTCACAAATGTCTGAACAAAGCAGTCCCTACTCTAGTCATTTGGTTATGTGATGGAAGGTTCTAGTTCTTCTGTGAAACAGGTTTTATGTTCACAGAGGACTTCTTGTTACGTTTGTGTTAAACTGAAGTGGAATTTAGTGAGTCATTAAAGACAAAGCAGACACCCCAAAATGTAATACATTTATACACAGTCTTTGTTTAACAAGTGCTAGCTCTTATCTGCTACATACGTGTGtggttgtgtgtatatatatactacatcTACATCTACATCTATATCTACTAAAGTATTTATGGGTAACATATGCTGTCTCAAATGTACTATAAAAtagcaaagtgtgtgtgtgtgtgtgtgtgtgtgtgtgtgagagaaacaggaaaaactaGAATATATTAATGGTTGAAGCTGGCTGATAGGTACTTAAAGATACTTTATACTATTCTCTGTACTTTgtatggtttgaaaatttcaataacaaaaataaatgcaactaaatttcaataataaataaggacaaaataaaaatattttcaactaacAAAACTAGTcatacatggacaagagtgtggtggttacgggggggcggggggagggaaggagggagagggggaggggcacaaagaaaactagatagaaggtgatggaggacaatctgactttgggtgatgggtatgcaacagaattgaatgacaagataacctggacatgttttctttgaatatatgtaccctgatttattgatgtcaccccgttaaaattaataaaaatttattaaaaacaaacaaaaactagtcATATAAATGGCTATTCTGCAAGCATCTCTACAAGACTGCTTGTTACAGTGAAGGGATGGGGAGAAAGTGTCCTCAGCAGGGACAGTTAAATCCACCCACATGCAGCACCCCAAGCATGAAGAGCCCCATGCATGCAGCCATGAGAAACGAGCTGTCTGGTGAAACGGGAAGCCCCACAGCCGTGCACGCAGCCCAGGCCCTGCCCACCGGAGTGCGTGAGGGTCCACTGCTGTTCAGTGGCCACCTCTGCAAACAGGAATCACAGCcaatttctcccccttttttcttgaaACTGTTTCATACTTCTCAAATTTTTTACAGAGGCTTATGTTACTTTTATATTTGAGGGAAATTAGTTTCTATAATGATATCCTacagtttcattttattctttctaggtaatggaaataattttgtatttaaaaagttttaggtCTTCAGTAATTCAGAATTGGAAAATGATATACTTCTAAAACTTATAAAATCTGgcatagatttcatttattttaaaaataaaaaatttgaaggcATTCTAGCACAGAACATTTTCTTCAATCACCTGCTGAGTGTATTAAAATGTAAGATGTCATAAACTGCATGAAACGTGTGTTATAAAACCTATCCGAATAGACTTAAGTACCTTTTGGTTAACTCAAATCAGGCTGAAAATTCTAATTATGAGAAGGAATAGcatttggaagaaaaaagaagaaaatgttttctagtttGCTCATAAAGACTGAATGGAAAGTACTCCAATGGCTCTATGCAGAAAGGCATGTGTGGCTGTTGCAGCGGTGTCTGTGCTCAGACTGGGAGGGTGGCAGAGAGGGACTGGGATGTCTGGCGTGGCTCTGTGCCCTCAGCGCTGTGCCCTCAGTGTCATCTGCCACATCTCAAGCTCACCCTTAGCCAGCACTGCAACATTTCTAGAGTAGATTTTGAACTTAATTATTACACTttgaagcatcatttttttttgtatttttctgaagctggaaacggggagaggcagtcagacagactttcgcatgcgcccgaccgggatccacccagcacgcccaccaggggcaaagctctgcccaccagggggcgatgctctgcccctctggggcatcgctctgttgcgaccagagccactccagcacctggggcagaggccaaggagccatccccagcgccccggccatctttgctccaatggagcctcggctgcggaaggggaagtgagagacagagaggaaggaggggtggaggtggagaagcaaatgggcgcttctcctatgtgccctggccgggaattgaacccgggtcccccgcatgccaggccgacgctctaccgctgagccaaccggccagggctgaagcatCATTTAAGGTTAGTCATCTTGGGAAAGAGTCTCGAAAGGTCTGTGTTCTAGAGGGTACAGACTCTCATCTTTGTGCTGCTGTGGGCCCTCCTCTTGTCTGTGAAGACCCTACATGGAGCGGGGGTGGGAGGAGCTCACAGTGGGCCCTCTCCACCTCAGCCCAGTTTGGGGTCTTTGCTGTGTGGAACAGTTGCTGTGTGTGGTCCTTATTCAAGGGCTATTATACTGTTCTCAACATCTCCTGTTTCCTTGATTTTAAGGCTTCAAGAATTTAAAAGTAACTCCTTATCAAGAGGTTGGAGACTCCTAACAGAGCAATTCCAACGGAGATAATGTAGTGAAGAACAGGTTAAAAGCTACCGCCTAGGTTACCTGATGGGTGCTCCCTGCTCTCACATCCATGCGTGAGCTCGAGGGGCGGCAGGGAACGGCTTTGGCTTTGCTCCGTCCACCTCGTGCACCTGCAATCAGATTCCAgggctgtttctcatctctgaacTGAACGGACTTGCAGTGCGCTAGTGCACCACCTTCTCAGCGCTTCTGGGTGAACGTGGGAAAGCCTTCTGGGCCTGGATTTAGGGGCTCTAAAGGTCTACCACATGATAAGCACCCCTAGGTTAAAAGTGCCTCCTTACCTGGTTCACAGGACTAGGCTGTCCGTGACAGGCGTCACTGGAATGAGGCGGCTCTGCAGTTTTGGAGGGTCCCTGACACGACTTCCTTTCAGCCCTGTGGGCGGCTCTGCCTCCTGGCAGTCTGTGGACCCCAGCGTCAGCTTCTCTAGTCTGACTTCCTGCTCGTGGCTGCAGCAACCGGGCAGCTTCCATTTCTGTGTCGGATTCAAAAATGTGCAGTCTCTTCCCTTTCAGTGACTCGTGCCCTTCCCCTAGAAGTCCTGCTATGCACCTGCTTGTTACAGCGTCCTCCCGGCTCATGTGGTGGCCGGCAGCACCTGTCCTCATAGCTGGGCTGTGGCCTGGCCGCCGGGGCCCTGGACCCTCAGACCTTCGCTTGTTCCCACCTCTGCTCATGGCCGAGGACCGCACGCTAGAGGGGAGCCACGTGGCACTCTTCCAGGACTCAGTCTTCTCCTCTTGCCGGGGTCTAGGAGCCTTCTGGTTTAAATGTCCAGCATCCACCTGAAGGCTACCATTAGATCTTTTTTTAATAACTGGACTTAAACTCAGTTTGCCAGCCTGGATCCCACTGGCTTTAAGTGAAAATAACTTAGATTCTGTAACACCTTTTCTTCTCAGGTTGACAGGTTCTAAGACACTGTTGTTCATCTGTGATGGTTGAGTTTTGAACACTGGTACGAGTTTAGGGGCCATGTTACTTTGGGAGCTGGGCACTTGAGGGTTTCCTCTGGTGGACGTCGGTCCTTCCCAATGTGCCCGTGCCCTGTCAGTCAGGGGCTTCTGTCTGCCCTGAGCGGTTTCTGGCTGCAGGTGCAGGGCCCCGGGCATGCAGGGCTTCTGTGGGCGGGCCCAGAGCTCTACCCTGTGGTCCACAGCTATGGAGCACGGTGCCTGCTGAACCAGGGAGGGCCCTGCACAAGGACCCTGCATCCAAGAGGACCCGAACGTTTGTTTAGAGGTCAAGTTGGGTGGCTtgattttgttttcctgaaaGGGTACAGATTGAgacatctttaaaatgtaatactGTCCccaatggaaaagaaataaaatatcaaaatagagACATAAAGTaacactgaaatatataaaataggtaaaaagaaaacaaagccttCTCAAGGATATGTGTGTATTTCTTATGGTTTGTACCCTTCCTTAGACACCAGCTTCTCATAGTATTTTAAGATGAAGACAGGTCCTAAATTCCATATGACTCCACTACAACGACTCTGGTTAGCTGCCCTGTGCAGCGAGGGCTCAGGTCGTGATCTAGGATCAATCAGGCAGATAGACGCACTCACACTTGTGTAGTTTCTGTTGAAGAGTTTAACTGTGAATGCCTTTCGTTTTTTCAGTTGCAGGGTAGGCAGAAGCCCAGTGTCCACCCCCCAGCTTTGTAGGTGACCGGAGATAGAGCAGGAGCACTCACTCTCCTGCTGTGGCCCAGCAGATGCAAACACACTAATTGTCCTCCACCACACGCCCTGCCTTTACCTTCCGAGGGCTGCCCATGCACATAGGTACTGTTGGCGAGAGGAGCCGACCTTAAATCTGAATAACATGCCACCTCAAAGAGATGACTGTCAGGAGCGACTGACTCATCTTGAAGTGTCTAGACTGAactttttccacttgacaaaaaaGGAGTTCAAGAACTAAGTTGAACTCAATCATAGAAAATCAAAGAccagccagttttttttttactcctggGTTCTATAAACCATAGTAACTTTCAAACAACATGCCTAGTATATGAGataccaaaacaaaaaagtaatcaCCTCATTCCAGGCAGATTCATATAAGCATAGATTACTTGTGTCTGCACATAAAAAATGTATCTAGACTATGTATCTGAAATACGTTTATATTCACACTGTTTTATCTTCATGTCTCTCAGAAATACACATCTGATAGAAATAATTTCCAAGAGCTTGTTTTGCTTCCTAGCTTAATATATTACTTATTCATTCTTctaattaatttctaaaatacagTAAATAGTCCAAAGGAGGGAGCCTCTAGATGTAtagtcaaaatttataaaaagactaCAAAAGGACCCATGTATACAGCAGAAGAGATCATAAATAATTTATAGAACTTAATATACGTACTTAAATGGTCAATAAATCCAAGCTTTGTGAAGTCATAATGCAAGAAAAGAACATATCTGTTGCCACATTACCATTATTCTGCCAGctgtcactggcttggttgacattaaatttctagaactttacatataatttatatacctttGTACATTAATACGAACTTACAGAGGGAAGACAAAAGCTTTAGCCTCTGTTTAGATGTGAATGGCTCTCTAATGGAGGCCTAGAATTAAGATAATGATTAAATGAAACTTGAAGACTGACCAAAATGACCAATAAAACGTGCTTTATCTGTTAAAATCTGGTTCTACATTGTACAActtgagtaatttttttattaaagttgagCAGAATTCAGTTCAACTTAGCTCTAACCATGGTTTGTAGGAAATAGGGACTTTAGAAGAATACATTAAATGACATGACacaaagaagcaatcaatcaaaTATTTTTCCAGGGCAAATAACTCCATAAAGGGAGTGGGTTTGGAATGTTACAGAATAAAAGAGCCTCAAAGAGACACACCCAGCAAATGGAACAACCGGCCTGGTTTGGCTTCTGACCCGCAGAGTATGGAGAGTACATTTGAGATGCCAGGAACTGGACTGGACTGCGGTCAGGTGTCATGGCATTACTGTTCAGTGGGTTTTAAAAAGCTCCCGTCAGACAGAAATGGACGTCAGGTTCTCATAGATGAAACAGCAGAGGGCTGCCCAGGCTGTGTGGCCCCAGCTCCGCTGACTCCCTCACCCAGCCTCGCTGCCTTCCTTGCCCCAAAGGGGTAGATTACAAGGACAGTCACCTATTAACGTCACGCGCACTGGGCTCCACTTCAGTCAGCCTCCCAGACAGCCCCACTGTGACCAGTGCTGTTACTACTCCCACTACCAGCCCCATTTTATAGCTGAAGAAAATGAGGCCCAGGGAGACAAATGACTCGCCCAGGACTATACAAGTAGTAAGGAGTTCAAACAGATAGCCTCCCCTAGAGCCTGGGTTCTTAACCACGTATCTCAACTTCTCCCAATTTCAAGATTAAGAATCTAACTTTGGGTTTCAGTCCTAATTCTGCAGAGTATTTAACTGCATGGCTTTCATTATATTACCTGGATGCTCTGAGATTGTTTCACCTTCTGCAAAATTGAGAAAACAATTCTTTATTCAAGAGTGTATCTGGACAACTGAGTGAGACGATAACCCGTAACAGCAGCTGCCACACAGAAGGAGCTCGCAGAACTGAGCAGGAGAAGTCCTTACTGTCAGGAGCAACACAAAGGCCACCACCCCCAGCTTGTTATTTTGTAAGTAAGAAGTACATTTTCACAAGTACATTGTCTGGATTCACTATTTCTAAAACTGATGTGGGCTAGAAATACTTAGTATTCAATACATATGCATAATGTACTGACCAAACCTCTAACTCCTCAAGTTTGGACTAGCTGACAATTAAAGTCTAAGTCATTATAATAAAGATGTGACTCACACGTGTCCACTCAGCCCCTTCTAAGCAAACGGCCGTGCCTGCAGCCCTGACATCCGGGCTGTCCTGTGGTGTGGAAATATGTCCGTCCCTGACCCAAGGAGAGGAAACCCACACGCTGGCTGGTGACAGGAGACAGGAGACGCAGGGGCTGAAGAGACCATGGTCTGCCCCTGGGCTCCGGTGAATTTCAGTTGAGGATTATAAACACAGTGAACACTTAGCACCTCGGCAATTTGAAAATAACCTGTGAGGCACCATGAAGGGGCCGGAGCCAGTCAGTGGAAGACATAATCCCTGGGGCCACGGGGATCTCAGAAGCAGGGTCACCAACAGTCCGAGAGGAGAGTGAACAGACACGGAAATACCCAGGTAGCTCACAGTATGTGTCAAATTGTCCCAATTTTTGTCTTTCCTTTGGTGAAAACACAAGATGACTGTTCATTCCAAAGAAAGATCATGCTCTGGGGACAAGGAGGTGAAGGTGAGCTCTAGCCTCCAGGGCTTCACACCAAATAGAAGAAATAGACCAGCAAACAGCTACTCCTGTACCTGCGGTGAAACGCAGCAATAACCAACGGCGGTGACCAGCGGTTAAGTCCAGTAACAGGAGGCAGTACCAGGCAAACACTGACCCGAGGACACCACAGGACATGGACCTCTTACCTGTAGGGGCAGGCTGGTTAGCTCCTGAGTACAGTAGCACGGTCTCGTCGTCATCTTCATGGGAAACCCACATATATGGGGCAGTTTAGACTTCAAATCTGAAAGAAAACTTTTCAACACACCTTCCAAATCTACTCGCGAAAAGAACTGCACAGGCTGACTTCTGATGCAACTGAGAGGGTATCTGCATAATGTCAGAGAACAACTTTGTGGAACAGCAGCATGAAATAGCGACTGTCAAAAAGGCACACACAACTAACTcctattttatatactgcttattTACTCTAAGCTAAATACTTTTGTTTTAATCCAAAGCCAAAAAGCATGCTTTCTTATAGGGATGTTAATTCTATTCTGGTACTTACAAGACAACTCACTGTATCCTAGGACACGGCTTTCTATACAGACTGGCAACGTAAGATAGTCCAGAAATGACTTACAGAAGAGACACATGACCTTTGTAGGTTATAAAAGTGTTTAGAGTAAACAGTAAGCAAGTTATACCTTCGAAAAGCACTCAAGATTCAGTACAGGGGCACACACAGACAGACTTCGCTCAGGCTCGAAAAGCAGTTCCTTGAGAATAGCAGATGCTTTTCTGATGAAAAATACTCTGAACATTTGGAATCAACTTGGCATTTCATGAAAGGGAGTAACTGCTATCTGTCAACCTCAGTTCCATGCTGAGATTTGGGCTGGGTGACAGAACACAGAAAAGAACGTGGTGGTGGCCATCCTTCCTCCACTGGGAAACTCTGGCTGCTCAGAACACAGCTGGACAGGAGGGCGGGCTGGGGTCAGGACTGAAGAGTACACCCAACCACTGGTGCTGTCAtgtgcagatttttaaaaacaaggttAAGATATTTTCTTATCAATGGGGTGCATTAAGTGTGAGTCAAATCCTTTTAATTTTGCCTGTAAAATAatgttccaaaaataaaattctttgttaAACCATGAGCTGTAATTCCACCCTTTTGGTAACATCCAAAATACCACTGGAGGGAGCCCTTGACTAAGAAGAATCCTATGATTCCTTGCTTACTTTTTACAGAAAATCATATGAACATCTTTTCTATCTACTATAAAGTTTGTCTGAATTGTTGCAGCAGtgtttaaaagaagaaacagtaTTAAACTCATCCTCAAATAAAAAGTAGgaaaattcttaaaaacaaaaacaaacaaacaaacctcacgCAGATTAAAAGCAGCAGAGAGAAAGCAGTTTCTTTTAGACAGAGGCTGACATCAGGGCAGGAGAGCCCAGCCACAAGGTGGCAGAGGGCACCTTGCATGGCTGGTGAGTAAAGGATACGTGAAGACCCTTCCTTCTAGCATTCTAAAGTAGATGCTGCAGTATACTTTAGTATTTCCACAATCTTCTGGAAGTTTATAGCCATactaaaaattaagaacaaagttGAAATTCTTTTGAGAGGAAGATAAACTTAGGTTAAATCAccagaagcaaaaacaaacaccTTCTGACATAATACATGTCTCTGTTCCTTACCAGGTCATCCCAGTGCACCTGGAAATCCGTGTAAGAGTGAAAAGGACAGTCAGGGGGCGTGGTGTGAACAATACTCAGTATCTGTCCCATTTTCATACTacgaaaaataaaagtttggtaAAATATCATGAGCCAATCCCAATGCTTAGATGTAGTTTAACCATGTGATTTTTAAGGTGTTCAAAAACGATTTAGCAGCTATCTATACATAAGTAATTAACTAATCATTTGCTCCTAGTTCCAAACAGACTGTATTACATCTTAACTTCTAGAATTGTTAGGGAAAACTAACACCAGTTATAAACTTAACATCAAGACTAATGTTGCCACACACAAGTGTGCCTGGTATTGTTAGACGTTAGGGGAAAGTTTAAGAGCTGAATGaaattggagtcaaatttatgTTTCCCATCCACCTCTTTCTTGAATGAGTAACTTATTATGTGCATGCTTGCTAGTTCAAGTTCTTTTTCTTGTAAAGCAGGTTAAAATTTCATCCTAATAGTCCTATTAATAAcaagccatttttatttctgaatatagTACAAACTTAAAACTTAGCTCTTTTCAAGTGATACTGAATCATTAATTATATGTTAAAGTTGACAAAGGTTTTATTGAGattattataatatttgaaaTCTCAGTAATCTCAGTAATCTGATAAAGGAAATTGTTGGCTTCTGTAAGTATGACAATATTGTTGCA
It encodes the following:
- the C11H18orf63 gene encoding uncharacterized protein C18orf63 homolog, whose protein sequence is MNDSRQQSLFFIALPDLQKLCAVRIILHDGVAGTEMRSTQLKMCRQLLFLHQDILASPVPGIFSQIWVVMAILFYKAGKLNACIEKYGAKVEAPERVIPLILQNCLSYSLTARLAPAWNKAGHLLVQGREFLSQMGKQNAVVLTVNVTETQVCLGVEACTIRLPPAQLKEFDISQSVIKEFDTHKNAVIEEHSILSNWCYILPSMKMGQILSIVHTTPPDCPFHSYTDFQVHWDDLYGYKLPEDCGNTKVYCSIYFRMLEGRVFTYPLSCIRSQPVQFFSRVDLEGVLKSFLSDLKSKLPHICGFPMKMTTRPCYCTQELTSLPLQENKIKPPNLTSKQTFGSSWMQGPCAGPSLVQQAPCSIAVDHRVELWARPQKPCMPGALHLQPETAQGRQKPLTDRARAHWEGPTSTRGNPQVPSSQSNMAPKLVPVFKTQPSQMNNSVLEPVNLRRKGVTESKLFSLKASGIQAGKLSLSPVIKKRSNGSLQVDAGHLNQKAPRPRQEEKTESWKSATWLPSSVRSSAMSRGGNKRRSEGPGPRRPGHSPAMRTGAAGHHMSREDAVTSRCIAGLLGEGHESLKGKRLHIFESDTEMEAARLLQPRAGSQTREADAGVHRLPGGRAAHRAERKSCQGPSKTAEPPHSSDACHGQPSPVNQKR